The Calliphora vicina chromosome 3, idCalVici1.1, whole genome shotgun sequence genome contains a region encoding:
- the Cypl gene encoding peptidyl-prolyl cis-trans isomerase-like 1 has product MLATTGNALAATAGIPDKSWQPNFVTLETTMGEITVELYWKHAPNTCRNFAELARRGYYNNVVFHRIIRDFMIQGGDPTGTGRGGSSIYGGEFADEIHPDLKHTGAGILSMANSGPNTNGSQFFITLAPTQWLDGKHAIFGRIYAGMQVVKRIGMAEVDKNDRPVDSVRILKAKVDKI; this is encoded by the exons atgttggCTACAACAGGAAATGCATTAGCAGCTACAGCTGGTATACCAGATAAATCATGGCAACCAAATTTCGTAACACTAGAGACCAC CATGGGAGAAATCACAGTGGAATTGTATTGGAAACATGCCCCAAACACATGTCGGAATTTTGCCGAATTAGCTAGACGTGGCTATTACAACAATGTGGTGTTTCATCGCATCATAAGAGATTTTATGATACAAGGCGGTGATCCCACAGGTACCGGTCGTGGCGGTAGTTCTATATATGGCGGTGAGTTTGCCGATGAAATACATCCTGATTTAAAGCACACAGGAGCCGGCATTTTATCAATGGCCAATTCGGGACCCAACACAAATGGCTCACAATTTTTTATAACTCTCGCACCCACCCAGTGGCTGGATGGCAAACATGCCATTTTTGGTAGAATATATGCCGGCATGCAGGTGGTTAAACGTATTGGTATGGCAGAAGTTGATAAAAATGATCGGCCCGTAGATAGTGTGCGTATATTGAAAGCAAAAGTGGATAAAATATAG
- the BORCS6 gene encoding BLOC-1-related complex subunit 6: MSRRTQDIPIRPRYGLTDEEIEEERANREAANSRSRKTSTNSNSDVASSYKEIPFLAQYAGAVPDSVLNDLTPTANRPMPGRDESIDDEEDEEDNSKSSSCDNSNKTPKRPQSLLSDAIPYELEGADNTEGQMRHFVAENLEEKLRLTSPPGREDSFDYTKTTSHHSTPSTSTGGGMTRQFLLMPQLPQIDANVLNDIEIEAQYLATSVDNLTENLCNLLHSISSITADNVEVHKNAVNKLTDSMDANIKCMYTIMAKTEEITKSMQPTEKVGLRIREIKRLVDMLDSTV, from the exons atgtccAGGCGCACTCAAGATATACCTATAAGACCACGTTATGGCTTAACCGATGAAGAAATTGAAGAAGAACGAGCCAATCGCGAAGCAGCCAACTCAAGATCACGAAAAACATCCACCAATTCGAACTCCGACGTAGCTTCATCCTATAAGGAAATACCATTTTTGGCCCAATATGCTGGAGCCGTACCAGATAGTGTATTAAATGATTTGACACCTACAGCCAACAGACCAATGCCGGGTAGAGATGAAAGTATCGATGATGAGGAAGATGAAGAGGATAATTCGAAAAGCAGCTCCTGTGATAATAGTAATAAAACACCTAAACGACCACAAAGTTTACTAAGTGATGCCATACCATATGAGTTGGAAGGTGCAGATAATACGGAAGGTCAAATGAGACATTTTGTGGCAGAGAATTTGGAAGAAAAGTTGCGTTTGACCAGTCCGCCAGGAAGAGagg ATTCCTTTGACTACACCAAGACTACATCACATCATAGCACCCCATCTACATCCACGGGTGGTGGTATGACAAGGCAATTTTTGCTAATGCCTCAGCTGCCACAAATTGATGCCAATGTTTTGAATGATATAGAAATTGAGGCTCAGTATTTGGCCACTTCGGTGGATAATCTAACGGAGAATTTATGTAATCTGCTGCATTCCATTTCATCAATAACGGCCGATAATGTAGAGGTACATAAAAATGCTGTTAATAAATTAACCGACAGCATGGATGCCAATATTAAATGCATGTATACCATAATGGCAAAAACAGAAGAAATTACCAAATCTATGCAGCCTACAGAAAAAGTGGGATTACGAAT aCGTGAAATTAAGCGCCTAGTCGATATGTTAGACAGTACCGTATAG
- the Syx7 gene encoding syntaxin-7, which produces MDLQHLENGIGGGGGGGGGGVGINGSANTQALSEIDFQRLAQTIATSIQKILQNVSTMQRMVNQCNTPQDSPDLKKQLHQIMTYTHQLVSDTNNQLKEVDKCKERHLKIQRDRLVDEFTAALTSFQAVQRKTVDIEKNQVRQARANQYNIAKPPGNSTNSSNGSNNSFFEDNLFGRKSQQQQQTQMQEDIDIQALEEQERAIRELEENIVGVNEIYKKLGAMVYEQGLTVDSIESSVEQTSVYVSQGTENLRLAGSYKNKLRKKKLIMLGILAAVLAVIIIIIVMQFKN; this is translated from the exons ATGGATTTGCAGCATTTGGAAAATGGCATAGGAGGTGGTGGTGGAGGAGGAGGTGGTGGCGTTGGCATTAATGGAAGTGCCAACACACAAGCCTTGAGTGAAATTGATTTTCAAAGATTGGCTCAAACTATAGCCACTAGTATacaaaaaatcttacaaaatg TATCCACTATGCAACGTATGGTTAATCAGTGCAACACACCTCAGGATTCACCCGATCTGAAAAAACAACT cCATCAAATTATGACCTATACCCATCAGTTAGTTTCCGATACCAATAACCAATTGAAAGAAGTGGACAAATGTAAAGAACgtcatttaaaaatacaaagagATCGTTTGGTCGATGAATTTACTGCTGCTTTAACATCATTTCAG GCCGTTCAACGTAAAACTGTCGATATCGAAAAGAACCAAGTACGCCAGGCTCGAGCAAATCAATACAATATTGCAAAACCGCCAGGTAACTCAACAAATTCTTCAAATGGCAGCAACAATTCCTTTTTCGAAGACAATCTTTTTGGACGTAAatcacaacagcaacaacaaacacaaatgCAAGAAGATATTGATATACAAGCTTTGGAAGAACAAGAAAGAGCCATCAGAGAATTGGAG gaaaatatcgtGGGTGTTAATGAGATCTATAAAAAACTGGGAGCCATGGTTTACGAACAAGGTCTTACTGTCGATTCCATAGAATCATCTGTTGAACAAACTAGCGTTTATGTATCTCAGGGCACAGAAAATCTACGTTTAGCTGGTTCTTACAAG aataaattacgcaaaaagaaattaataatgTTGGGTATTTTGGCCGCAGTTTTAGCAGTTATTATCATAATAATTGTcatgcaatttaaaaattaa
- the Arp3 gene encoding actin-related protein 3 gives MANRLPACVIDVGTGYTKLGFAGNKEPQFIIPSAIAIKESARVGDTNTRRITKGIEDLDFYIGDEAFDATGYSVKYPVRHGLVEDWDLMERFLEQCIFKYLRAEPEDHHFLLTEPPLNTPENREYTAEIMFETFNVPGLYIAVQAVLALAASWASRPVEERTLTGIVVDSGDGVTHVIPVAEGYVIGSCIKHIPIAGRNITSFIQSLLREREVGIPPEQSLETAKAIKEKHCYICPDIAKEFAKYDTEPGKWIRNYTGINSVTKSPFTVDVGYERFLGPEIFFHPEFSNPDFTIPLSEIVDNVIQNCPIDVRRPLYNNIVLSGGSTMFKDFGRRLQRDIKRSVDTRLRISENLSEGRIKPKPIDVQVITHHMQRYAVWFGGSMLASTPEFYQVCHTKAAYEEYGPGICRHNPVFGTMT, from the exons ATGGCTAACAGATTACCGGCTTGTGTGATTGATGTAGGCACCGG CTATACAAAATTGGGATTTGCTGGTAATAAAGAGCCACAATTTATTATACCCTCTGCTATTGCTATCAAAGAGTCAGCCCGTGTGGGCGACACCAATACCAGACGTATTACAAAAGGTATTGAAGATTTAGATTTCTATATAGGCGATGAAGCCTTCGATGCCACTGGCTACTCCGTCAAG TACCCAGTACGCCATGGTTTGGTGGAAGACTGGGATTTAATGGAACGTTTTCTGGAACAATgcatttttaaatacttaagAGCCGAACCTGAAGATCATCATTTTTTACTTACTGAACCTCCATTAAATACTCCCGAGAATCGCGAGTATACTGCTGAAATTATGTTTGAGACTTTTAATGTTCCTGGTCTTTATATCGCTGTGCAG gCCGTTTTAGCATTGGCTGCCAGTTGGGCTTCCAGACCAGTTGAGGAACGTACCCTCACTGGCATTGTTGTTGATAGTGGAGATGGTGTTACTCATGTCATTCCAGTG gCTGAAGGTTACGTTATTGGCTCATGCATTAAACATATACCAATTGCTGGTCGCAATATAACCTCCTTCATACAGAGCTTGTTGCGTGAACGTGAAGTTGGTATACCACCCGAACAAAGTTTAGAAACTGCCAAAGCTATTAAAGAGAAGCACTGCTATATTTGCCCCGACATTGCCAAAGAATTTGCTAAATATGACACGGAGCCAGGCAAATGGATACGTAACTATACGGGTATTAATTCGGTCACAAAATCACCATTCACTGTTGATGTGGGTTACGAACGATTTTTGGGTCCCGAAATTTTCTTTCATCCGGAATTCTCAAATCCAGACTTTACCATACCTTTGTCGGAAATTGTTGATAATGTCATACAGAATTGTCCAATTGATGTAAGACGACCATTGTACAACAATATTGTTTTAAGTGGTGGCTCGACAATGTTTAAAGATTTCGGACGCCGTTTACAGCGTGATATCAAACGTTCGGTCGATACACGTTTGCGTATTAGTGAAAATCTATCGGAAGGTAGAATTAAG ccAAAACCCATTGATGTTCAAGTTATTACACATCATATGCAACGTTATGCTGTTTGGTTTGGTGGCAGTATGTTAGCTTCAACG CCTGAATTTTATCAAGTTTGTCATACAAAAGCTGCTTACGAAGAATATGGACCTGGTATTTGTCGTCACAATCCTGTTTTTGGTACCATGACATAA
- the Nulp1 gene encoding ribosome quality control complex subunit TCF25: MSSRVLKKLQGGDLELQQNEEEDDQLSDDEEVETLRGKKNNFFDLLNQQSLSESEVKEDDNETEQGSAATNLPPGPSASKKKKKKRKKKSKYTGNHISSEDNEITDKFISDIDPLLNKVCDATTQNPKLTTPRIEIDKSLFAVELKNLNPQNEMRRTFGKRVVKMENKRGRQKLTLKSTYMVTAKESWPPITKNSITMRPTQSPDNAGTSQSTTGYGSGIDKVQWFSFEHSPYYQSAQNLFLSALERTDSDFLINLIRRCPYHVDSLIQLSELCKMTEDFSLASELIERAVLVLESSLHPSFSLTNGNCRLDYKRQENRAMFVVLFKHAQYLEARACCRTAFEISKLILSLNPDVDPLAMVLIVDYYALRSKQYNWLVKFYEEYDAIRNLSQLPNLAYSYALALYCLQGECEKADNALQYALLMFPGVLKPLLDELSVQTDKRVLGCSYFNSEVSGSQSPALHQLVCLYICRAKVVWRQNNLLPWLERNVNTALDRIDSKDEVVQEYSAKRSARYVQPPRPILRHVILSDYKEKVPLAPFVAKEKEAIMMYDPLPPADSVNCYERKSSSSSPTAATNHSVSMFIQSLLPSFNLNNAGGGNANVEQQQQNVVANVEQAAARVAQAGGGNRVNDEVAEVDRHLQALNMNLENAAVEGAAEGTEAGASYRELTQSLTNIVDAMRDFLQNFRVASEHLQPGENEENDTTDEDTTDYFD, translated from the exons TGCAAGGTGGTGATTTGGAATTGCAACAAAATGAGGAAGAGGATGATCAGCTAAGTGATGATGAGGAAGTGGAAACTCTGCGTGGcaagaaaaataacttttttgatttg CTGAATCAACAAAGTCTCTCGGAAAGTGAAGTTAAAGAAGATGACAATGAAACTGAACAAGGTTCAGCGGCAACTAATTTGCCACCTGGCCCCTCTGCCTCTAAGAAGAAAAAGAAGAAGCGCAAGAAGAAGTCCAAATATACGGGAAATCATATAAGTAGTGAAGACAATGAG ATCACCGATAAGTTCATCAGTGATATCGATCCTTTACTTAACAAAGTATGTGATGCCACAACACAAAATCCCAAATTGACAACGCCACGTATTGAAATCGATAAATCCCTATTTGCTGTTGAGCTAAAAAATCTAAATCCGCAAAATGAAATGCGTCGCACTTTCGGCAAAAGAGTTGTAAAAATGGA gaataAACGTGGCCGTCAAAAGTTGACTTTAAAATCGACATATATGGTAACAGCTAAAGAATCGTGGCcaccaataacaaaaaatagtattaCAATGAGACCAACACAATCACCAGATAATGCGGGCACAAGCCAATCCACCACTGGATATGGTAGTGGCATTGATAAAGTACAATGGTTCTCTTTCGAGCACAGTCCATACTATCAGAGTgcacaaaatctatttttatctGCTTTGGAAAGAACCGATTCAGATTTTTTGATAAATCTTATAAGAAGATGTCCCTATCATGTGGACTCACTaatacaattaagtgaattgt gcAAAATGACCGAAGATTTCTCTTTGGCCAGTGAACTGATAGAAAGAGCAGTTTTGGTTTTAGAATCTTCACTGCATCCTAGCTTCAGCTTAACCAATGGTAATTGCCGTCTGGACTACAAACGTCAAGAGAATCGTGCTATGTTTGTGGTGCTTTTTAAGCATGCTCAATATTTGGAGGCCCGAGCTTGTTGTCGTACAGCATTTGAGATTTCTAAATTGATTTTAAGTCTTAATCCTGATGTCGATCCTTTGGCTATGGTACTAATTGTTGACTACTATGCTTTGCGTAGTAAGCAGTACAATTGGTTGGTGAAATTCTATGAGGAATACGATGCCATACGTAATTTATCACAACTACCGAATTTGGCATATTCTTATGCCTTGGCTTTGTATTGCCTACAGGGAG AATGTGAAAAGGCGGATAATGCATTGCAGTATGCTTTGCTAATGTTTCCGGGTGTTTTGAAACCCTTGTTAGATGAATTGTCGGTGCAAACAGATAAACGTGTTTTGGGCTGTTCTTATTTCAATTCTGAAGTTTCGGGAAG TCAATCTCCCGCTCTTCATCAATTGGTTTGTCTTTACATATGCCGGGCCAAGGTGGTGTGGCGCCAAAACAACCTGCTACCTTGGTTGGAGCGCAATGTTAATACAGCCCTGGATCGCATTGACAGCAAGGATGAAGTTGTACAAGAATATAGCGCAAAGAGATCTGCTCGTTATGTTCAGCCACCCAGGCCCATCTTAAGACATGTCATACTATCAGATTACAAAGAGAAAGTACCCTTGGCACCGTTTGTGGCCAAAGAAAAAGAGGCTATTATGATGTATGATCCCTTGCCGCCAGCAGATTCAGTAAATTGCTATGAAAG aaaatcgtCATCCAGTAGTCCAACTGCAGCCACCAATCATTCAGTCTCAATGTTTATCCAATCGCTGTTGCCCTCATTTAACCTTAATAATGCTGGCGGCGGCAATGCCAATGTagagcagcagcaacaaaatgtCGTGGCTAATGTTGAGCAAGCAGCGGCACGTGTTGCCCAGGCTGGTGGCGGCAATAGAGTAAACGATGAAGTGGCCGAAGTTGATCGCCATTTACAAGCTCTTAATATGAATTTGGAAAATGCCGCAGTAGAAG GTGCTGCTGAAGGTACCGAGGCAGGGGCTTCTTATCGTGAATTAACCCAGTCTCTAACAAACATTGTCGATGCTATGcgtgattttttgcaaaatttccgTGTGGCTTCTGAACACTTGCAACCTGGTGAAAATGAAGAAAACGATACAACCGATGAGGATACAACTGACTATTTTGATTAA